From the genome of Deltaproteobacteria bacterium, one region includes:
- a CDS encoding PAS domain S-box protein yields the protein MNFHWPHEVDWRLRVFDSLSFPTLVLKPDRTIVAVNQKLLERFDWIRDDIVGKTCREFFQSLTGDQDLPCANNSCPLDQTLADGLGHSMLRQIQHRDGSEHWEDRVFSPILDEQGEVIYIIESIRDVTRSKALEKNLQDVREFLNRVLQSSASAIVAAGREGRVLLMNQAAEELFGYSFKQARDIDVSNLYPPGVARGIMKKLRDDTYGGRGKLPVTRVDILTAQNEPIPVEMTAAIIYEDGSEAATMGVYNDLRSRLAVEKKLQEAQTQLVQTEKMASLGRLAAGVAHEINNPLTGILLYGNLMKEKLEGDHPLQFNLHCILEDAGRCQDIVKDLLAYSRQSSTSRDRFSLNALVIESFRLIRDQKLFINMVIRKELSGDWMPVRADRNNMSQVVINLVMNALDVMNKKGTLTLRTYRDDSQKTACLEVSDTGGGIPEENMSRVFDPFFTTKELGKGTGLGLSTAYGIVKDNNGDISIKETGPGGTTFLVALPLDLDSMEDNQGAIG from the coding sequence ATGAATTTTCATTGGCCACACGAAGTGGACTGGCGTCTGCGGGTTTTTGACTCCCTGTCCTTTCCGACCCTGGTTCTGAAGCCGGACCGGACCATCGTTGCGGTCAATCAGAAGCTGTTGGAAAGATTTGACTGGATCCGGGATGATATCGTCGGAAAAACCTGCCGGGAATTTTTTCAGAGTTTGACCGGCGACCAGGATCTTCCCTGTGCCAATAATTCCTGCCCCCTGGATCAAACTCTGGCCGATGGCCTGGGGCATTCCATGTTGCGTCAGATCCAGCACAGGGACGGCAGTGAACATTGGGAGGACCGCGTTTTTTCCCCTATTCTGGATGAGCAGGGGGAGGTCATTTATATCATTGAATCGATCCGGGATGTGACCCGGTCCAAGGCCCTTGAAAAAAATTTACAGGATGTCCGGGAGTTCCTCAACCGGGTTCTTCAAAGTTCCGCCAGTGCCATCGTCGCTGCCGGCCGCGAAGGCCGGGTCCTGTTGATGAACCAGGCCGCCGAGGAACTGTTCGGTTACAGCTTCAAACAGGCCCGGGATATAGATGTGAGCAATCTCTATCCTCCAGGCGTGGCCCGGGGGATCATGAAAAAACTCAGGGATGATACCTATGGGGGACGGGGAAAGCTCCCGGTTACCCGGGTCGATATCCTGACGGCCCAAAACGAGCCTATTCCGGTGGAAATGACCGCAGCCATCATTTACGAGGACGGCAGCGAAGCAGCCACTATGGGGGTCTACAATGACCTGCGCTCAAGGCTGGCTGTGGAGAAAAAATTGCAGGAGGCCCAGACCCAGTTGGTCCAGACCGAAAAAATGGCTTCCCTTGGAAGACTGGCCGCCGGTGTGGCCCATGAAATCAACAACCCCCTGACCGGGATCCTGCTGTACGGCAATCTGATGAAAGAAAAACTGGAAGGGGACCACCCCCTCCAGTTTAACCTGCATTGTATCTTGGAGGACGCCGGGCGGTGTCAGGATATTGTAAAAGACCTTCTGGCTTACAGCCGCCAATCCAGCACCTCCCGGGACCGCTTTTCTCTGAATGCCCTGGTCATCGAGAGTTTCCGCCTGATCCGGGATCAAAAACTGTTTATCAATATGGTCATCCGGAAAGAGTTGTCCGGGGACTGGATGCCGGTGAGGGCCGACCGGAACAATATGAGCCAGGTGGTCATCAATCTGGTGATGAATGCCCTGGATGTTATGAATAAAAAGGGGACCCTGACCTTAAGGACCTATCGCGATGACAGCCAAAAAACAGCCTGTCTGGAGGTATCCGATACCGGGGGGGGGATTCCCGAAGAAAATATGTCCCGGGTATTCGATCCTTTTTTTACGACCAAGGAACTGGGCAAGGGGACCGGTCTGGGCTTGAGCACCGCTTATGGCATTGTCAAGGACAATAACGGCGACATTTCCATCAAGGAAACCGGACCGGGGGGAACCACCTTTCTGGTGGCCCTGCCGCTGGACCTCGATTCTATGGAAGATAATCAGGGGGCGATCGGTTA